From the Desulfovibrio sp. Fe33 genome, one window contains:
- a CDS encoding 2-oxoacid:acceptor oxidoreductase family protein, giving the protein MLSITCAGFGGQGVLTAGLLLAHVSMVSGKEITWVPSYGSEMRGGTASCRLRIGDETILNPFFSTMDTLIAMNQDSVDTFQGAIAPGGVLISNSSMVKDAEFRDDIRVIEVAATEIAGDLKNPRGANIVMLGAAIAATGLVDVEEFADGIDAYFAKKGRSNPLNRECFMRGAQAAAEA; this is encoded by the coding sequence ATGCTTAGTATCACTTGTGCGGGCTTCGGCGGTCAGGGCGTGCTCACCGCCGGACTGCTGCTGGCCCATGTTTCCATGGTTTCCGGCAAGGAGATCACCTGGGTTCCGTCCTACGGTTCGGAAATGCGCGGCGGCACTGCGAGCTGTCGGTTGCGGATCGGCGATGAAACCATCCTGAATCCGTTCTTCAGCACCATGGACACCCTCATCGCCATGAATCAGGATTCCGTGGACACCTTTCAGGGGGCCATTGCGCCCGGCGGCGTGCTGATCTCCAACTCCAGCATGGTCAAGGATGCGGAATTCCGCGACGACATCCGCGTCATCGAGGTTGCGGCCACCGAAATCGCCGGTGATCTGAAAAACCCCAGGGGCGCGAATATCGTCATGCTCGGCGCGGCCATCGCCGCCACCGGGCTGGTGGACGTCGAGGAGTTCGCGGACGGCATTGACGCTTACTTCGCCAAGAAGGGCCGCAGCAATCCGCTCAACCGCGAGTGCTTCATGCGCGGCGCGCAAGCGGCGGCCGAGGCATAG